In Caproicibacterium amylolyticum, a genomic segment contains:
- a CDS encoding Fur family transcriptional regulator produces the protein MPDETLKSKELKTTRRREAILEVLRETQKPMTAEEVYMAVLPQTHMSVSTAYRTLATLTEKEILTKELGQDGKAYFRLNDHRHCHFLRCTGCGEIIPLDGCPIENLEKEWAEKTGYEITGHSLELSGICPKCAAKKDDKPNGK, from the coding sequence ATGCCGGATGAAACATTAAAATCAAAAGAGCTGAAAACCACTCGCCGCCGCGAAGCTATTCTTGAGGTACTGCGCGAAACACAGAAACCAATGACTGCAGAGGAAGTGTACATGGCAGTGCTGCCTCAAACGCACATGAGCGTTTCCACTGCCTACCGGACTCTGGCAACACTGACCGAAAAGGAAATCCTGACCAAAGAACTTGGTCAGGACGGCAAAGCCTACTTCCGGCTGAACGACCACCGGCACTGTCACTTCCTGCGCTGTACCGGCTGCGGAGAAATCATTCCGCTGGACGGCTGTCCGATTGAAAATCTGGAAAAAGAATGGGCAGAAAAAACCGGCTATGAAATTACCGGGCACAGTCTGGAACTTTCCGGCATCTGCCCAAAGTGCGCCGCAAAAAAGGATGATAAACCAAATGGCAAATGA
- a CDS encoding tRNA threonylcarbamoyladenosine dehydratase, whose amino-acid sequence MANEWARTELLLGQEALEKLSHCSVLLFGVGGVGGFAAEALCRCGIGSFTLVDNDTVTLTNLNRQIIALHSTIGKYKTDVMQQRMLDINPAVQVQSCRCFYTAENAERFDFSNYDYVIDAIDTVSSKLLIVQRTYAAGVPVISAMGAGNKLDPTRFCITDIYKTQMDPLARVMRRELRKRGIPKLKVVYSEEPAHTPLPSSELPAPGRRTTPGSLSFVPSAAGLVLAGEVVRELTGITTGGNAC is encoded by the coding sequence ATGGCAAATGAATGGGCACGCACAGAGCTGCTGCTGGGGCAGGAAGCCCTGGAAAAACTCTCACACTGCTCAGTGCTGCTGTTTGGTGTCGGCGGTGTGGGCGGCTTTGCGGCAGAAGCGCTGTGCCGCTGCGGCATCGGTTCCTTTACGCTGGTGGACAACGACACCGTCACCCTGACAAATCTGAACCGTCAGATTATTGCCCTGCACAGCACCATCGGAAAGTACAAAACCGATGTGATGCAGCAGCGGATGCTGGACATCAACCCCGCTGTGCAGGTACAGAGCTGCCGTTGTTTTTACACGGCGGAAAATGCGGAACGGTTCGACTTTTCAAATTATGATTATGTAATTGACGCCATTGACACCGTCAGCAGCAAGCTGCTGATTGTACAGCGGACGTATGCGGCGGGCGTTCCGGTCATCAGCGCCATGGGTGCCGGAAACAAGCTGGACCCAACCCGATTTTGCATAACGGACATTTACAAAACACAGATGGACCCGCTGGCGCGTGTCATGCGCCGTGAACTGCGCAAACGCGGCATTCCGAAGCTGAAAGTAGTTTACAGTGAGGAACCGGCGCATACGCCGCTCCCCTCCTCTGAGCTGCCCGCGCCGGGCAGACGCACAACGCCGGGCAGTTTAAGTTTTGTACCCAGCGCGGCGGGCTTGGTGCTGGCAGGAGAAGTTGTGCGGGAGCTTACCGGCATTACCACAGGAGGAAACGCATGCTAA
- a CDS encoding HAD family hydrolase, whose translation MLKAVIFDMDGTIFDTERVYHDAWTAVGVPEELYWQMIGRGHAEIKKMFRQQLKVSPDILYERCAVEIDRRLAAGIPKKLGLDDLLYFLQEHSYKIALATSSFTKDAKTKLQRAEVEDFFVAVIGGEQVVHGKPAPDIYQKAADAVGCTPEECIVLEDSFNGIRGGHAAGMYTVMIPDLLQPDAEIRTLADAVLPSLVEVPPLLLRLANA comes from the coding sequence ATGCTAAAAGCAGTTATTTTTGATATGGACGGCACGATTTTTGACACCGAACGGGTCTATCACGACGCGTGGACGGCAGTTGGCGTACCCGAAGAGCTTTATTGGCAGATGATAGGCCGCGGGCATGCGGAAATTAAGAAAATGTTCCGCCAGCAGCTCAAGGTTTCTCCCGACATTTTGTATGAACGCTGTGCTGTAGAAATCGATCGGCGGCTTGCCGCGGGCATTCCCAAAAAGCTGGGGCTGGATGATTTGCTGTATTTTTTGCAGGAGCATTCGTATAAAATAGCGCTTGCCACCTCATCCTTTACAAAAGACGCAAAAACGAAACTGCAGCGTGCCGAAGTGGAAGATTTTTTTGTAGCCGTTATCGGCGGCGAGCAGGTGGTGCACGGCAAACCCGCACCGGATATTTACCAAAAAGCGGCAGACGCTGTAGGCTGCACACCGGAGGAATGCATCGTACTTGAGGACAGTTTCAACGGCATCCGCGGCGGGCATGCGGCCGGGATGTACACAGTTATGATTCCGGATTTACTGCAGCCGGATGCGGAAATTCGGACGCTGGCAGATGCGGTCCTTCCCTCCCTTGTTGAGGTGCCGCCGCTGCTGCTTCGTCTTGCGAATGCTTGA
- a CDS encoding valine--tRNA ligase → MSRELAKIYNPGEVEDRIYAFWLKGGYFHAEPDSKKKPYTIVIPPPNITGQLHLGHAMDETLQDILIRWRRMQGYSALWVPGTDHASIATEAKIVEAMHKEGLTKEQIGREEFLKRAWAWKDKFGGRIEQQLRKLGVSCDWDRERFTLDEGCSKAVREVFCRMYEKGLIYRGERIVNWCPHCKTTISDAEVEFEEKDGSFWHLRYPFKDGSGYLELATTRPETMLGDTAVAVHPEDERYKGMVGKTLILPLVGREIPVVADEYVERDFGTGVVKITPAHDPNDFEVGRRHHLDVINVMNDDGSINENGGKYAGMSGLDARKQIVKELDEQGFLVSIEPIKHNVGTCYRCGSTIEPRVSKQWFVKMEPLAKPAIKAVRDKDVQFIPDRMEKIYFNWMENIKDWCISRQLWWGHRIPAWYCPDCGEMTVSRTDLDTCPKCGGHHLQQDPDTLDTWFSSALWPFSVLGWPDKTKELEYYYPTNTLVTAYDIIFFWVARMIFSGIEQMGEVPFDTVFFHGLVRDNQGRKMSKSLGNGIDPLEVIDNYGADALRFTLITGISPGNDSRYSDERVQASRNFANKIWNASRFILMNIEDKDVPDALPKMLSMEDKWILDAFNKLACEINDNLEKFEFGIAAQKLHDFLWDQFCDWYIEIAKIRLNGSDEAAAQQVRQVLVWVMSRTLALLHPFMPYITEEIWQTLPHTGEALVTAPYPLYDEKLDFTEDAAKMETIMAAVRGVRNRRSEMNVEPSRKTTLHIASAKAETFLAGEEIFKRLAFATGIEVAPSFALDGAVTIVTPDAKIYIQMDELVDKEAEKKRLTKELETAQKGYQNAQAKLANEKFMSKAPEKVVEGVRANAQKLKEHIELIQSSLDALK, encoded by the coding sequence ATGAGCAGGGAACTTGCTAAAATCTACAATCCCGGCGAAGTGGAAGACCGCATCTATGCGTTCTGGTTAAAGGGCGGCTATTTTCACGCGGAGCCGGACAGTAAAAAGAAACCGTACACCATTGTGATTCCGCCGCCGAACATCACCGGCCAGCTGCATCTGGGCCATGCCATGGATGAAACGCTGCAGGATATTCTGATTCGCTGGCGCCGGATGCAGGGCTACAGTGCTCTGTGGGTGCCCGGCACCGACCACGCTTCCATTGCAACCGAAGCAAAAATTGTGGAAGCTATGCACAAAGAGGGCCTGACCAAAGAACAGATTGGCCGCGAAGAATTTTTAAAGCGCGCTTGGGCTTGGAAAGACAAATTCGGCGGCCGCATTGAACAGCAGCTGCGCAAGCTGGGCGTTTCCTGTGACTGGGACCGCGAACGTTTTACACTGGACGAAGGCTGCAGCAAAGCAGTACGGGAAGTTTTCTGCCGTATGTATGAAAAGGGCCTTATTTACCGGGGCGAGCGCATTGTGAACTGGTGCCCGCACTGCAAGACCACCATTTCCGACGCGGAAGTAGAATTCGAAGAAAAAGACGGTTCTTTCTGGCATCTGCGCTATCCGTTTAAGGACGGCAGCGGTTACTTGGAACTTGCCACAACCCGTCCGGAAACTATGCTGGGTGATACTGCTGTGGCAGTGCATCCGGAAGACGAGCGCTACAAGGGCATGGTCGGCAAAACGCTGATTCTGCCGCTGGTGGGCCGTGAGATTCCGGTTGTTGCGGATGAATACGTGGAACGTGACTTTGGTACCGGCGTGGTAAAAATCACCCCGGCACATGACCCGAATGACTTTGAGGTCGGCCGCCGCCACCATCTGGACGTTATCAACGTAATGAACGACGATGGTTCCATCAATGAAAACGGCGGCAAGTATGCCGGCATGTCCGGTCTGGATGCCCGCAAACAGATTGTTAAGGAACTGGATGAACAGGGCTTTTTGGTCAGCATTGAGCCGATTAAGCACAATGTGGGCACCTGTTACCGCTGCGGAAGCACCATTGAACCGCGTGTTTCCAAACAGTGGTTTGTAAAAATGGAACCGCTTGCAAAGCCGGCAATTAAGGCCGTGCGTGATAAGGATGTACAGTTTATTCCAGACCGCATGGAAAAGATTTACTTCAACTGGATGGAGAACATCAAAGACTGGTGCATTTCCCGTCAGTTGTGGTGGGGACACCGCATTCCGGCATGGTACTGCCCGGACTGCGGTGAAATGACCGTTTCCCGCACCGACCTTGACACCTGCCCCAAGTGTGGCGGGCACCATCTGCAGCAGGACCCGGATACACTGGACACCTGGTTCAGCTCCGCTTTGTGGCCGTTCAGTGTGCTGGGCTGGCCGGACAAGACCAAAGAGCTGGAATATTACTACCCCACCAATACGCTGGTAACGGCCTATGACATTATTTTCTTCTGGGTTGCCCGCATGATTTTCTCCGGCATTGAACAGATGGGAGAAGTTCCATTCGACACCGTGTTCTTCCACGGACTTGTGCGTGACAATCAGGGACGCAAAATGAGCAAATCCCTGGGCAACGGCATTGACCCGCTGGAGGTCATCGACAACTACGGCGCTGATGCGCTGCGCTTCACGCTGATTACGGGCATCAGCCCCGGCAACGACTCCCGCTATTCCGACGAGCGTGTGCAGGCAAGCCGCAACTTTGCAAACAAGATTTGGAACGCTTCCCGCTTTATCCTCATGAATATTGAGGACAAAGACGTGCCGGATGCCCTTCCCAAAATGCTCTCCATGGAGGACAAGTGGATTCTGGACGCATTCAACAAGCTGGCGTGTGAGATTAACGACAACCTTGAAAAGTTTGAATTCGGCATTGCCGCACAAAAGCTGCATGACTTTTTGTGGGACCAGTTCTGTGATTGGTATATTGAAATTGCAAAAATTCGTCTGAACGGCAGCGACGAAGCTGCCGCACAGCAGGTGCGTCAGGTGCTGGTGTGGGTCATGAGCCGCACGCTTGCGCTGCTGCATCCGTTTATGCCGTATATCACAGAAGAAATCTGGCAGACACTGCCCCACACTGGTGAAGCGCTCGTCACCGCACCGTATCCGCTGTATGACGAGAAACTGGACTTTACGGAAGATGCCGCTAAGATGGAAACCATCATGGCAGCTGTGCGCGGCGTGCGCAACCGCCGTTCTGAAATGAACGTGGAGCCTTCCCGCAAGACCACCCTGCACATTGCTTCCGCAAAAGCGGAAACATTCCTTGCCGGAGAAGAAATTTTCAAGCGTCTTGCCTTTGCAACCGGCATTGAAGTGGCACCGTCCTTTGCGCTTGACGGTGCGGTGACCATTGTCACACCGGACGCAAAGATTTATATCCAAATGGATGAACTGGTGGACAAGGAAGCCGAAAAGAAACGTCTGACCAAAGAACTGGAAACTGCGCAGAAGGGTTACCAGAACGCACAGGCAAAGCTTGCCAACGAAAAATTCATGAGCAAGGCACCCGAAAAGGTTGTGGAGGGTGTCCGTGCAAATGCACAGAAGCTTAAAGAGCACATTGAACTGATTCAGTCCAGCTTGGACGCGCTGAAATGA
- a CDS encoding bifunctional folylpolyglutamate synthase/dihydrofolate synthase, producing MTYEEALQQIHALHRFKKVPGLAHLRKLLHTLGDPQEKLSFVHVAGTNGKGSTSTMIASILRKSRYRTGLYVSPFVTDFCERIQLNNQPISHRELAQAAEDVLPVLLQMEQNDEDISEFEAVTAIALYWFAQQNCDVVVLEVGLGGRLDATNVISAPLCAVITHISYDHTDILGDTLTQIAGEKCGILKEGCEVVTASGQDPEALAVIRSTAAEQHCRLTETDLSQLRVVEETLAGTRMCYKDVLLDMDLLGAYQVTNAATALACAEVLRNRKGFTRITNVSCAAGFAAVRMPARFEVLCKKPLTVIDGAHNPDGARALAESLRHYLPGKQLIALTGMCADKDVSHFVHTLAPLFAEAVVLPIQNPRSMQPEALTALWQQENVTAHLGTYPAQALSLAVQLAGQDGAVVVCGSLYLAGELRPVALEILPMLK from the coding sequence ATGACGTACGAAGAAGCGTTACAGCAAATTCACGCCCTGCACCGCTTTAAAAAAGTGCCGGGTCTTGCGCACCTGCGAAAGCTGCTGCACACATTAGGTGACCCACAGGAGAAACTTTCCTTTGTACACGTTGCCGGCACCAACGGCAAAGGCTCCACCAGCACGATGATTGCGTCCATTCTGCGTAAATCGCGCTACCGCACGGGACTTTACGTTTCACCTTTCGTCACAGATTTCTGCGAACGGATTCAGCTGAACAATCAGCCGATTTCACACCGCGAACTGGCGCAGGCTGCGGAGGATGTACTGCCGGTTCTGCTGCAAATGGAGCAGAACGATGAGGATATTTCTGAATTTGAAGCAGTCACCGCGATTGCGCTGTACTGGTTCGCGCAGCAGAACTGCGATGTCGTCGTGCTGGAAGTTGGGCTTGGCGGCCGGCTGGATGCAACCAATGTCATCTCTGCCCCGCTCTGCGCCGTCATTACGCATATCTCCTATGACCATACGGATATTTTGGGCGATACGCTGACGCAGATTGCGGGCGAAAAATGCGGCATTCTGAAAGAGGGCTGCGAAGTCGTTACCGCATCCGGGCAAGACCCGGAAGCACTGGCGGTCATCCGCAGCACTGCGGCAGAACAGCATTGCCGCCTGACAGAAACCGATCTTTCACAACTGCGTGTGGTGGAGGAAACACTTGCCGGAACGCGGATGTGCTACAAAGATGTGCTGCTGGATATGGATTTGCTTGGTGCCTATCAGGTAACAAACGCTGCCACCGCGCTTGCCTGTGCGGAGGTACTGCGAAACCGAAAGGGCTTTACCCGTATTACCAATGTCTCCTGCGCAGCTGGATTTGCCGCTGTGCGGATGCCCGCCCGATTTGAGGTGCTGTGCAAAAAACCGCTGACGGTTATTGACGGCGCACACAATCCGGACGGTGCACGGGCACTGGCGGAAAGCCTGCGGCACTATCTGCCGGGTAAACAGCTGATTGCACTGACCGGCATGTGTGCAGATAAAGACGTTTCTCACTTTGTGCATACACTGGCACCGCTTTTTGCAGAGGCAGTTGTGCTGCCGATACAGAATCCGCGCAGTATGCAGCCTGAGGCGCTGACGGCTCTGTGGCAGCAGGAAAACGTAACTGCACACCTCGGCACCTACCCGGCACAGGCGCTGTCACTGGCAGTACAGCTGGCCGGACAGGACGGTGCGGTGGTGGTTTGCGGTTCGCTGTATCTGGCAGGCGAACTGCGCCCCGTGGCACTGGAAATTCTGCCGATGCTAAAATAA
- a CDS encoding glycoside hydrolase family 1 protein produces the protein MDTPFSLKNTLLGCATSATQIEGSPTKNSWYDWAERPGKMKDSSSPKNANQHWQRWKEDNRLIGELGLQVYRMSIEWSRVEPAPGQFCRQAINHYREEILDLQKMGVKVLITLHHFSNPSWFESRGGFLQKESPSIFLRYVTYVVEEIGDLVSDYVTLNEPNVYVTLSYFLAQWPPAKHNPGQAVRVMRNLVYCHLTAYRRIHRIREERRFPGRTMVGFAEHLRVFTPAQPKDRPLANGMEYLFQGLTEALYTGRLTLPLGAEAPLGDGRFYDYIGINYYTRIWVHGANTTGQPGKPVNDLGWEIYPEGLGILMRHRYKRFTAPIWITENGVADRDDKLRCRFLYDHLKQIADSGLPVERYYHWSLMDNFEWAEGETSAFGLIGCDFKTQVRTVRRSARFYKEIIQNHGVTQQMIDRYLK, from the coding sequence TTGGATACACCTTTTTCTTTGAAGAATACACTGCTTGGCTGTGCAACTTCGGCTACGCAGATCGAGGGCAGTCCAACCAAAAACAGCTGGTATGACTGGGCGGAAAGACCCGGAAAAATGAAGGACAGTTCCAGCCCGAAAAATGCAAATCAGCACTGGCAGCGCTGGAAAGAAGACAACCGGCTGATTGGGGAGCTGGGGCTGCAGGTTTACCGGATGAGCATTGAATGGAGCCGCGTGGAGCCGGCACCGGGGCAGTTTTGCCGGCAGGCCATCAATCATTACCGCGAGGAAATCCTTGACCTGCAGAAAATGGGTGTCAAGGTACTGATTACACTGCATCATTTTTCCAATCCGTCTTGGTTTGAAAGCCGCGGCGGCTTTTTACAGAAGGAAAGTCCTTCTATTTTTTTGCGGTATGTGACTTATGTTGTGGAGGAAATCGGTGACCTTGTCAGTGATTATGTTACCCTGAATGAGCCAAATGTTTACGTCACGCTGAGTTATTTTTTGGCACAGTGGCCTCCGGCAAAGCACAACCCCGGTCAGGCCGTGCGTGTGATGCGCAACTTGGTTTACTGCCATTTGACTGCATATCGGCGGATTCACCGTATTCGGGAGGAACGCCGCTTTCCGGGCAGAACGATGGTCGGCTTTGCGGAACACCTGCGTGTGTTTACACCTGCGCAACCAAAAGACCGCCCGCTTGCCAACGGTATGGAATACCTGTTTCAGGGGTTGACGGAGGCTCTTTACACTGGGCGGCTGACGCTGCCGCTCGGCGCGGAAGCTCCACTGGGGGATGGGCGTTTCTACGATTATATCGGCATCAACTATTACACACGTATTTGGGTACACGGCGCAAATACGACCGGCCAACCGGGAAAACCGGTGAATGACCTTGGGTGGGAGATTTATCCCGAAGGACTTGGCATTCTGATGCGGCACCGCTACAAACGCTTTACGGCGCCGATTTGGATTACAGAAAACGGTGTAGCTGACCGGGATGATAAACTGCGCTGCCGCTTTCTGTATGACCACTTGAAGCAGATTGCTGACAGCGGACTGCCGGTGGAGCGGTATTATCACTGGTCGCTGATGGATAATTTTGAGTGGGCAGAGGGAGAGACATCAGCGTTTGGCTTGATTGGCTGTGACTTTAAAACGCAGGTGCGTACTGTGCGGCGCAGCGCGCGCTTTTATAAAGAAATCATTCAGAATCACGGTGTTACACAGCAGATGATTGACCGCTATTTGAAGTGA
- a CDS encoding DedA family protein, which produces MQAWLTAFINQFGYLGVGLLIFLENIFPPIPSEVILTFSGFLTTTSSLTIPGMVVASVPGSIIGALVLYSIGRILNEERLERWLGGRFGRALHFKPADVHKAHDWFLKKGQISVFFCRFIPVVRSLISIPAGMAQMSLLPFILYTTVGSLIWNTVLISLGAAAGNSWEKVLKYTDMYTQAALVVLAVAAVLVAVWLYKKKKKKQS; this is translated from the coding sequence ATGCAGGCATGGCTGACTGCTTTTATCAATCAATTTGGGTACTTAGGAGTTGGACTTCTCATTTTTCTTGAAAACATCTTTCCACCAATCCCCTCTGAAGTAATTTTGACTTTCAGCGGTTTCCTAACCACCACATCTTCCCTGACAATTCCCGGTATGGTGGTGGCTTCTGTTCCGGGCAGCATCATCGGCGCACTGGTACTGTACAGCATTGGGCGCATTTTAAATGAAGAGCGGCTGGAACGCTGGCTTGGCGGACGCTTTGGCCGCGCATTGCATTTTAAACCTGCGGATGTGCACAAAGCGCATGACTGGTTTTTGAAAAAGGGGCAGATTTCTGTCTTCTTCTGCCGCTTCATTCCCGTTGTACGCAGCCTGATCTCCATACCGGCCGGCATGGCACAAATGTCTTTGCTGCCATTTATACTGTACACAACTGTCGGCAGCCTGATTTGGAACACAGTGCTGATTTCGCTGGGAGCAGCGGCCGGAAATTCTTGGGAAAAGGTTCTTAAATACACCGACATGTACACCCAAGCAGCACTGGTTGTGCTCGCCGTGGCAGCGGTTCTGGTTGCTGTGTGGCTTTACAAAAAAAAGAAAAAAAAGCAGTCCTGA
- a CDS encoding D-alanyl-D-alanine carboxypeptidase family protein, whose protein sequence is MKKKLKQWFCTACAAVLVIVTGTVPVQAANLNPGFIPQSKALELVNLDNGDTVYSKNADQKVPQASTTKVMTFIVASELIKDPKNTIATISGDVQAQLPDRSFVTVQLAVGERISALNLMYCMLIPSGNDAAIALAESAAGGNMTQFVQRMNQKAKELGCTGTNYTNVFGKYDKGHYTTAKDLEKIYRYAYTLPYFKEITSSASYTVPATNYTAARKLKASNKLMDKTSSYYYQPCTGGKTGTSDESGYCLASTASKDGANYLCIALGAPSVKNGTAVTTNGAFEDSRQLYSWAFESLKKKDILSKSKAVANVSVQQAKDKNQQLAVVPASDYSTMLPADGSTTTKVSLPKSIAAPVKKGDKVGTVTVLYNNETLTTVDLVASADVTQYVAFYKQQWFKVAVIAVGAVVVVGLIILLIRLLRSRHHRGGSYGGSRYRGKRSASRSSRRRSKSSYHNYH, encoded by the coding sequence ATGAAAAAGAAACTCAAGCAATGGTTCTGCACCGCATGTGCAGCCGTGCTGGTTATTGTGACTGGCACCGTACCCGTGCAGGCTGCAAACCTGAACCCCGGCTTTATTCCACAAAGCAAAGCGCTGGAACTGGTGAACCTGGACAACGGCGATACAGTATACTCAAAAAATGCAGATCAAAAAGTTCCACAGGCTTCCACAACCAAGGTCATGACCTTCATTGTAGCCTCAGAGCTGATTAAGGATCCGAAAAATACCATAGCCACCATTTCCGGCGACGTACAGGCACAGCTGCCGGACCGTTCCTTTGTAACCGTACAGTTGGCAGTCGGTGAAAGGATCTCTGCTTTGAACCTGATGTACTGCATGCTCATCCCCTCCGGCAACGACGCTGCGATTGCGCTTGCCGAATCCGCTGCGGGCGGAAACATGACGCAGTTTGTACAGCGGATGAATCAGAAAGCCAAAGAACTTGGGTGCACAGGCACCAATTATACCAATGTATTCGGCAAGTATGATAAGGGTCACTACACCACGGCAAAAGACCTTGAAAAAATTTACCGTTACGCGTACACACTGCCCTATTTCAAAGAAATCACGTCCAGTGCTTCGTACACGGTACCTGCTACCAACTACACCGCTGCACGTAAGCTGAAAGCTTCTAATAAACTGATGGACAAAACATCCAGTTACTACTACCAGCCCTGTACCGGCGGCAAAACCGGCACCTCAGATGAATCCGGTTACTGCCTTGCCTCCACTGCCTCCAAAGACGGAGCAAACTACCTGTGCATTGCACTGGGTGCACCCAGTGTTAAAAATGGTACTGCTGTAACCACCAACGGTGCTTTTGAGGATTCCCGCCAACTTTACAGCTGGGCTTTTGAGTCCCTGAAAAAGAAGGACATTCTCTCGAAGTCCAAAGCAGTTGCAAATGTTTCCGTACAGCAGGCAAAGGATAAGAATCAGCAGCTGGCGGTTGTTCCCGCTTCTGATTACAGCACCATGCTGCCGGCTGACGGCAGTACCACCACAAAAGTTTCCCTGCCGAAAAGTATTGCCGCGCCTGTGAAAAAGGGTGACAAAGTCGGCACGGTAACGGTACTGTATAACAATGAAACCCTCACTACGGTTGACCTTGTCGCTTCTGCAGATGTTACGCAGTATGTTGCATTTTACAAACAGCAGTGGTTTAAAGTTGCCGTCATTGCTGTTGGGGCTGTAGTTGTCGTTGGACTGATTATTTTGCTCATCCGGCTACTGCGCAGCAGGCACCACCGCGGCGGTAGTTATGGCGGCAGCAGGTACCGAGGCAAGCGCAGCGCATCCCGCAGCAGCAGACGACGCTCTAAAAGCAGCTATCATAACTACCACTAA
- a CDS encoding DUF4430 domain-containing protein: MTKRWFKTAAAALLSAALIFSAAACSTSSPSAAASQVPANSSVSSAASQSVSTSEVKFTLEIKSPRDSYEKKQNSTGSGTLGDYLKNNKLVESKDGDYGMYIIAVNGMKENTAKKQWWCVEVNGQSATTGVSSIKLEEGKTYTLELKEGY, encoded by the coding sequence ATGACAAAAAGATGGTTCAAAACAGCAGCCGCAGCGCTGCTCTCTGCCGCGTTGATTTTTTCAGCTGCTGCCTGCAGCACAAGCAGCCCCAGCGCTGCCGCATCACAGGTACCGGCCAACAGTTCCGTTTCCTCTGCAGCATCACAGTCTGTCAGCACCTCCGAAGTAAAATTCACGTTGGAAATTAAGAGTCCCCGCGACAGCTATGAAAAAAAGCAGAACAGCACTGGCTCCGGTACTCTGGGGGATTACCTGAAAAACAACAAGCTGGTGGAATCCAAAGACGGTGACTACGGCATGTACATCATTGCTGTGAACGGCATGAAAGAGAATACCGCTAAAAAGCAGTGGTGGTGTGTTGAAGTAAACGGACAGTCCGCTACCACCGGTGTTTCTTCCATCAAATTGGAAGAAGGCAAAACCTACACACTGGAGTTAAAAGAAGGGTATTGA
- a CDS encoding aminopeptidase, with translation MDLRENLKKYAHLIVKAGCNLKKGQEMLISAGLEAAPLVRLVVEEAYSEGAKDVVVAWSDECVTRLHYENSPMECFTNFPEWRAVLENGIAKRGGIILSIMSDDPQAMAGVDPKKLLATSKASHAACKPFFDGMNFGHNVWCIVGAASPAWAKRVFPDCTEEEAVSKLWEAIFHAVRVDTPDPVAAWGAHRRSFEQRRAYLNEKQFDKLVYRNSIGTDITLGMPKNHIWQGGGSETVDGVYFFPNMPTEEIFCTPDRTRTNGTVHSALPLSFQGVLIDDFSLTYKDGRIVSCSAAKGEDTLKEIIATDDGSKMLGECALIPKQSPISEMSVLFYNTLFDENAACHFAIGMGFPECVKGGLEMTTEQLLEAGINDSSAHVDFMLGTPDLSITGVTANGEEVPLFRDGGWAF, from the coding sequence ATGGATTTACGGGAAAATTTAAAGAAATACGCGCACTTGATTGTGAAAGCTGGCTGTAACCTGAAAAAAGGTCAGGAAATGCTGATTTCCGCCGGTTTGGAGGCGGCGCCCCTGGTCCGTCTGGTGGTGGAGGAAGCTTACAGTGAGGGTGCAAAGGATGTTGTTGTTGCATGGTCGGATGAATGCGTGACCCGCCTGCATTACGAGAATTCGCCGATGGAGTGCTTTACCAACTTTCCGGAGTGGCGGGCAGTGCTGGAAAACGGTATAGCTAAACGCGGCGGCATTATCCTTTCCATTATGAGTGATGACCCGCAGGCAATGGCGGGAGTAGACCCAAAGAAGCTGCTGGCGACTTCCAAAGCTTCACATGCAGCCTGCAAGCCGTTCTTTGACGGTATGAATTTTGGCCACAATGTATGGTGCATTGTTGGCGCCGCTTCACCGGCTTGGGCAAAGCGCGTGTTTCCGGATTGCACTGAGGAAGAAGCTGTCAGCAAGCTGTGGGAAGCTATTTTTCACGCAGTGCGTGTGGATACGCCTGACCCGGTTGCCGCATGGGGCGCGCACCGCAGGAGCTTTGAACAGCGCCGTGCGTACTTGAACGAAAAGCAGTTTGACAAGTTGGTGTATCGCAACAGCATTGGAACAGACATCACGCTTGGTATGCCGAAGAATCACATTTGGCAGGGTGGCGGCTCTGAAACTGTGGATGGTGTTTATTTCTTTCCGAATATGCCGACAGAAGAAATCTTCTGCACACCGGACCGCACCCGCACCAACGGTACTGTACACAGTGCGCTGCCGCTGAGTTTTCAGGGTGTGCTGATTGACGATTTCAGCCTAACCTACAAAGACGGCCGCATTGTTTCCTGCTCCGCCGCAAAGGGTGAGGATACGCTGAAGGAAATCATTGCAACAGATGACGGTTCTAAAATGTTGGGTGAGTGCGCGCTGATTCCGAAGCAGTCACCGATTTCTGAAATGAGCGTTCTTTTCTACAACACACTTTTTGATGAGAATGCAGCCTGCCACTTTGCCATTGGCATGGGTTTCCCAGAGTGCGTAAAGGGCGGTTTGGAGATGACAACAGAGCAGCTGCTGGAAGCAGGCATTAATGATTCCAGTGCTCACGTTGACTTTATGCTTGGCACCCCGGACCTTTCCATTACCGGCGTTACTGCAAATGGCGAGGAAGTTCCGCTTTTCCGCGATGGTGGCTGGGCATTCTAA